One Mus musculus strain C57BL/6J chromosome 19 genomic patch of type FIX, GRCm38.p6 PATCHES MG65_PATCH genomic window, TTCACCAGCCTCGTGTCCTCCTACCGGACCCCGGTGTACGAGCCCACGCCGGTCCACCCCGCCTTCTCGCACCACCCGGCCGCCGCGCTGGCCGCCGCCTACGGCCCCAGTGGCTTCGGAGGCCCTCTGTACCCGTTCCCGCGGACGGTGAACGACTACACGCACGCCCTACTCCGCCACGACCCCCTGGGTAAGGCGGCCGGGGCCGAGTGAGGGCGTCCGTGAGGAAGGCGCTCCCGGCGGGTGGCAGCGCGCGGGAGGCGGCAGGGGCGGACGGACGGGAAGCGCAGTGGAAAAGTTGCGGCGAGCTCTCGGAGCGAGCGGCTCGCGGGTGCATGCGGGGCCCCGGTACTGGGAAGCTCGGCGACTCAGATTGCTTTTCCTGCACCTTGCAGACGTCGGGGCAAGCGTAGTCGGGAGAGACCTGGGGCTCCCGGGGAGGTGGAGGAGGGCGGCCCTGGCCACGCGTGTCGCCccggggtgggtgggggactccCTTAGCGAGCGGCCCGGAGAAGAGGACGTCGGGGCGCCCTGAGCCTGGCCCCTGCAGGGCAGGGAGAGCTGCCTGCCCGGGCGGTTCCTGGGCTGGGCTTGGTTCAACAAGCTTGTGCAGTGAAGGAGCCTGACCCTTTCCGTTCATACAGGAAATCTTGAGTTCTCGATAGGAGTAAATCTGGTTTCTGAAGCTGTTAAGTGTTTTCCTGGCTGCATGAAGCAGACCCTTCCCCCGGAGTAGTGCACGCTGCTGATTATTTTATCGACATCCTCAATACAGACAAATTCAGGAAACACTCGACGTCTGATAGCCAGGATCCGTTTTTCTGATATTGTTCATTTCCTCTGTGTGGGATGTGACTTTATGGCAGCTAAAATAACCAGttgcttcctctctgcctctcccgccaccccccacccccatctttggAGGCTGTTTTGCACCAAGTCTGAAGCCTGACGCAAGCAAAAtctcggggggaaaaaaaaacaatgccaaCTTTCAAAATGTTTAGGTGTAGGTCTGTGGACATagggacggacggacggacagacgcACCACCATCAATTTGGAGAAGGAAAGTGCAGACCCCGAACAAATACTAAGGGCTACACGTTGGCAATTTGGGATTTTCGAGGCTTGTCCTCACAACATTCCTAAGAATAAATACGCGATGGTGACCGGGTTCAGGGCCTCAGCCTCTGAACCAGTGGGGTCTAGAGTGAATAAGAGGGGGCTCCAGAGTTTAAAGTCAACAGTTTGGCAGCTTAACTGGGGACCTGGGAGACAATTAACATTTTAATGAATTGGCATTTTAATGCCAGAATTATTAAGAGCCGCCTCCAGCGCTCCTCTCTTCTCACCGCTACAGGGATTTGGGGTGtgagtgttataattttgtacataaaatttgtatttaaatttttcagCGTGCAGAACATGAGTGTGACCGGCCGCAACTCTGTACCCTCTGGGGCAGGAGGGTACAACGTTTTCACATAGCTCGCCCTGGTTTCCTTGGGTTTCTGCTAGGCCTGAGCAGAAGgaagcaaatttttttttttttttttttttttttttgagacagaccaACAGGAAACACATTGACGGAAATGTTGCCATAGCCCACGGGGTGGCTTTAACTGGCCGCCCCCGCAGGCCGAGTGTGAAATCAGAGGAGGCCCGGGCGCTCTCCAGCCACTTTGGAGGCCCCACTCGAGGCCTAACACCCGCGCCCTGTGAGCGCTTCTGTGCGCCCAGCAGGCCTTGGGAAGTGCTCTCATAAAGAGCGCACCCTGAGTCTTTTGCAAAAGTTAGTGCATACAGAAGAGTCGGTTCGGTTAAATAAGATAAGGTTTAAGGCCAGCAGGGGTTCTTGGGGGTTGAAAAGATTTGTTTGCATTTAGCCACAGGTGTGCTGGGCGGGTAGTGCCGTGTCTTGAGTATCCAGAGCTGGTCTGGGTGGTAGAACGGCTAATCTGACTTTGTGTGCATTGGTGAGGAGTGTGGAAACATCCATTAACCTGAGCATGTATGTGATAGGAACATGGTTGCGTTCTGGATCGTGTCACTTGGGACCAGGTAGATCTGGGAACTGTTCAGAGGGTGCCGGGGCCTTGGTTAACCACAGCTCTTCTGGCCCACAGGCAAGCCCTTGCTCTGGAGCCCCTTCCTCCAGCGACCTCTGCACAAAAGGAAAGGCGGTCAAGTGAGGTTCTCCAACGACCAGACCGTCGAGCTGGAGAAGAAGTTCGAGACTCAGAAATACCTCTCCCCACCCGAGAGAAAGCGTCTGGCCAAGATGTTACAGCTCAGTGAGAGACAGGTCAGCTTCCcctcacacccaaacacaccaTCAGGCTTCCATGGAGCTAGCGGAAAAAAGCCACTACTGTAAGCCACTACCGCGCACTGCCGGCGCATTCTGACCCCGGCCCAGCTGCAGGGCCCCATAGCCCCGGCCCCTTCTCCCCAGGTCCCCCGGGATTTGGGACTTTCTTGCgaacctgttttcttttctgtaggtCAAAACCTGGTTTCAGAATCGCCGAGCTAAATGGAGAAGACTGAAACAGGTATCGACATGGCTCTGTTTCTATGGAAATAAATGTTTGTATCATGTTATCTAAATGCGGAGCCCTGTTATGGGTTGTATGCAAAAGTCATTTGAGAGACTATTTAACCTCTTCACCTTGATTAAAAAAGCAAATACTCCTGCCGAAATTCAGGATGAGTTGCTCAGGTGTCACTAATGCTAAAAGCCACCTAATGCAGTTCCTATATCCATTATGCCAGGGCTTCACACACTGGCCAGTAAACCCGCCTGGCTAATTGTTTTATAAACCCCATATGTTGTTTATCTCATTAACGCAGGAAAGATAAAGTAATTGACAGTAAATGACTTAAGTAGTTATCTTTGGGagaaaattgtttcttttatttacacACCCATAATAAAACCAGGCAGGACTCAAGGGTAAATATAAAGACACAAACACCTTTAAGTCCTATTTGcactttttaagaaaaaagactTAAATATCAAAGAGTTCTAAAAGTTATTACCCATCCTCTGCCAGCTGTTTAAAATGAATATGAAACCCACAAAGAAATGTCCACACCTGTTTGGAAAGTAACTTAAACTCCCGATAGTCTTTCAATGACCTTGTTAAGAAATACGCGAGAGAGGGGAAGGGCCAAGTCACCCTCCAGAGCAGCCCTACTGACTTAGAGCTAAAGATTTGCTTTTGCTGTCCCAACCTGGATGTTTCCAGAGTCATCGGACAACTGCTGAATGGTTCATTTGGCAGAGCTTCAAATAACAGTTAAAATGGTTTGAAACAAAACAGTTTAGTAATGAGGAAAGCTTAATGTAGATTTTAAATTGTATTGCTCATGCTTTttttatatctgtatatattttaaatgctgtCCCAA contains:
- the Hhex gene encoding hematopoietically-expressed homeobox protein Hhex; this encodes MQFPHPGPAAAPAVGVPLYAPTPLLQPAHPTPFYIDDILGRGPAAPTPTPTLPSPNSSFTSLVSSYRTPVYEPTPVHPAFSHHPAAALAAAYGPSGFGGPLYPFPRTVNDYTHALLRHDPLGKPLLWSPFLQRPLHKRKGGQVRFSNDQTVELEKKFETQKYLSPPERKRLAKMLQLSERQVKTWFQNRRAKWRRLKQENPQSNKKDALDSLDTSCEQGQDLPSEQNKGASLDRSQCSPSPASQEDPDSEISEDSDQEVDIEGDKGYFNAG